A single region of the Thermococcus paralvinellae genome encodes:
- a CDS encoding DNA-binding protein yields MAEDIEEIRKRKLMELQRRLAEQQKAEEEAARQQAELEAQIQAILRRILTPEARERLARVKLVRPELAQQVELILVQLYQTGQIREKIDDMKLKKILAQIDARTRREFRIKW; encoded by the coding sequence ATGGCCGAGGATATTGAAGAGATTAGAAAGAGAAAGCTCATGGAATTACAGAGAAGGCTTGCTGAGCAGCAAAAAGCCGAAGAAGAAGCTGCAAGACAACAGGCAGAACTTGAAGCACAAATACAAGCAATTCTCAGAAGAATATTAACTCCAGAGGCCAGAGAAAGGCTTGCTCGGGTTAAGCTTGTCAGACCAGAACTTGCTCAACAAGTTGAGCTTATATTAGTTCAGCTTTATCAGACAGGACAAATTAGGGAAAAAATTGATGATATGAAGCTTAAGAAGATTTTAGCTCAGATTGATGCGAGAACAAGGAGGGAATTCAGAATTAAATGGTAA
- a CDS encoding DUF7411 family protein, with the protein MKVYHLYSGGKDSSLAAWILQKLGYEVRLITISFGLLDNWKYAKETADRLGFNHEVVFLDRKILEKAAEMCIRDGHPSNAIQFIHETALEEIASREEVERISDGTRRDDRVPFLDLRKTRSLEDRFNVQYIRPLLGLGYKTIRELTEKLFIVEIRESEKLEKSDYEVELRHLLRLKGIDPLTIFPKRHYQSRVLGWKKQDL; encoded by the coding sequence ATGAAAGTCTATCACCTCTACAGCGGGGGTAAAGATTCCTCATTGGCTGCCTGGATTCTGCAAAAATTAGGTTATGAGGTAAGATTAATCACGATAAGCTTTGGTCTTCTTGACAATTGGAAATATGCAAAGGAAACTGCCGATAGGTTAGGCTTTAACCATGAGGTTGTGTTTTTGGATAGGAAAATTTTAGAAAAAGCTGCCGAGATGTGCATTAGGGATGGACATCCAAGCAACGCAATTCAGTTTATCCATGAAACAGCTCTCGAAGAGATCGCAAGCCGTGAGGAGGTTGAGAGAATAAGCGACGGCACGAGAAGAGATGATAGGGTTCCTTTTTTAGATTTGAGGAAGACAAGGAGCCTTGAAGATAGGTTTAACGTTCAGTATATAAGACCTCTACTTGGGTTAGGCTACAAAACAATAAGAGAGCTTACAGAAAAACTCTTCATCGTTGAAATTAGAGAGAGTGAAAAGCTGGAAAAGAGCGACTATGAAGTTGAATTGAGACACCTTCTGAGGCTTAAGGGAATAGACCCATTGACAATATTCCCGAAGAGGCACTATCAGTCGAGAGTTCTGGGATGGAAGAAGCAAGATTTATAA
- a CDS encoding 30S ribosomal protein S19e: MATVYDVPGDLLVERVAQKLKEIPEIKPPEWAPFVKTGRHKERLPEQEDWWYYRVASVFRKIYIDGPVGIERLRTWYGGRKNRGHAPEKFYKGSGSIIRKALQQLEAAGFIEKVPGKGRIVTPKGRSFLDKAATELKKELEEVIPELKKY, encoded by the coding sequence ATGGCGACAGTTTATGATGTTCCCGGTGATTTGCTCGTTGAGAGGGTTGCTCAAAAGTTGAAGGAGATACCTGAGATCAAGCCACCAGAGTGGGCTCCATTTGTCAAAACAGGAAGACACAAGGAAAGGCTTCCAGAACAAGAAGACTGGTGGTATTATAGGGTTGCTTCAGTCTTCAGAAAGATATACATTGATGGCCCTGTTGGTATTGAAAGACTTAGGACTTGGTATGGAGGAAGAAAGAACAGGGGTCATGCTCCAGAGAAGTTTTACAAAGGAAGCGGAAGCATAATTAGAAAGGCTCTTCAGCAGTTAGAAGCAGCTGGATTCATTGAAAAGGTTCCAGGTAAGGGAAGAATCGTCACGCCTAAGGGAAGAAGCTTCCTTGACAAAGCAGCAACAGAGCTCAAGAAGGAGCTTGAGGAAGTTATTCCAGAGCTCAAGAAGTACTAA
- a CDS encoding translation initiation factor IF-6 — translation MHIERLDFENSPYLGVFGVATDKVLLVREGLQEKKLNVLREVLKVPIIETSIMKSRIIGIFAAGNSNAIVVPYYIWDTELERINAALKEHDLDIRVEPFLSKLTALGNLILANDKAALVSAKFTREEAKQLEDILGVEVERGVIAEFHAVGSVGVVTNKGGLVHPETTEEELEWLRDLFKVDIYLGTANQGVPFVGSCMLANSFGVVVGHLTTGPEIVKIEEALGFLG, via the coding sequence ATGCACATAGAAAGACTTGACTTCGAAAATTCCCCCTATCTGGGTGTGTTTGGTGTCGCTACGGATAAAGTTCTCTTGGTTAGAGAGGGCCTTCAAGAAAAGAAGCTCAATGTTTTGAGGGAAGTTTTAAAAGTCCCAATTATTGAAACAAGCATTATGAAATCAAGAATCATTGGAATTTTTGCTGCTGGAAACTCAAACGCCATTGTTGTCCCCTATTACATTTGGGATACTGAACTTGAGAGAATTAATGCAGCTCTAAAGGAACATGACCTTGATATTAGAGTTGAGCCCTTTTTGAGCAAGCTAACTGCTTTAGGCAACTTGATTCTAGCTAATGACAAAGCAGCTCTCGTGAGTGCAAAGTTCACAAGAGAAGAAGCGAAGCAGCTTGAGGATATCTTAGGAGTGGAAGTAGAGCGCGGTGTTATAGCTGAGTTCCACGCCGTTGGAAGTGTTGGTGTCGTTACAAACAAAGGTGGCTTAGTTCACCCTGAGACGACTGAAGAGGAACTCGAATGGCTGAGAGATTTATTCAAAGTTGACATTTATCTTGGCACTGCAAATCAAGGTGTTCCATTTGTCGGCTCATGTATGTTAGCTAATTCCTTTGGAGTTGTTGTCGGACATCTCACAACTGGTCCTGAAATAGTTAAGATTGAGGAAGCACTGGGCTTTTTGGGGTGA
- the pfdA gene encoding prefoldin subunit alpha, giving the protein MAQNQEQLERLAYEYQLLQAQAQLLAQNLELLTLGMNEFRAVKETLEELKKVEDEKPEILVPVGAGSFLKGMIVDKKHAIVSIGAGYAIEKSLEDAIAYLDARIKEYEDAIKKTQDALQQIEQKLQDLAQKAQKIQQEQAMGFKVPKK; this is encoded by the coding sequence ATGGCGCAGAATCAGGAGCAGCTTGAAAGGTTGGCTTATGAGTATCAGCTCTTACAGGCTCAAGCTCAGCTTTTGGCTCAGAATTTAGAGCTCTTAACTCTTGGAATGAATGAGTTTAGAGCAGTAAAGGAAACCCTTGAAGAGCTTAAAAAGGTTGAAGACGAAAAGCCTGAGATATTGGTTCCAGTTGGAGCAGGCTCATTTCTAAAGGGCATGATAGTTGACAAAAAGCACGCAATTGTCAGCATTGGAGCTGGGTACGCAATTGAGAAAAGCTTAGAAGATGCAATTGCTTACTTAGATGCGAGAATCAAGGAATACGAAGATGCAATAAAGAAGACTCAAGATGCATTACAGCAGATTGAGCAAAAACTCCAAGATTTGGCACAGAAAGCTCAAAAGATACAGCAAGAACAAGCAATGGGATTCAAGGTTCCTAAAAAGTAA
- a CDS encoding 50S ribosomal protein L39e: MARNKPLAKKLRLAKAAKQNRRVPVWVIVKTNRRVITHPKRRYWRRTKLKE, from the coding sequence ATGGCAAGGAACAAGCCTCTTGCAAAGAAGCTTCGCTTGGCGAAGGCTGCTAAGCAGAATAGGAGAGTTCCTGTGTGGGTTATCGTGAAGACAAACAGAAGAGTTATAACTCACCCGAAGAGGAGATACTGGAGAAGAACAAAGCTTAAGGAGTGA
- a CDS encoding YhbY family RNA-binding protein: MEKRLPGKVRRAIRAKYYDIQPKAWIGKKGLEESVINEINTQLKKDGILKVEIRKGALIATGMDRKQIAEKVAELTDSELIEVRGKRFILFRPREGWEKYLRKLKLKELSKEKREEKPVKKVKLDIAQFRKKFKKGRG, encoded by the coding sequence ATGGAGAAACGTCTACCTGGAAAGGTGAGAAGAGCTATAAGAGCTAAATATTATGATATTCAGCCTAAAGCTTGGATTGGAAAGAAAGGGTTAGAGGAAAGTGTGATTAACGAAATCAACACTCAGCTTAAGAAAGATGGTATTCTCAAAGTGGAAATAAGAAAAGGAGCACTTATTGCAACGGGAATGGACAGAAAGCAGATAGCTGAGAAGGTTGCTGAGCTGACTGACAGCGAGCTGATTGAAGTGAGAGGCAAAAGATTTATATTATTCCGTCCGAGAGAGGGATGGGAAAAGTATTTAAGGAAGCTTAAGCTTAAGGAACTCTCAAAGGAGAAGCGGGAAGAGAAACCCGTTAAAAAGGTCAAGCTCGATATTGCTCAATTTAGGAAGAAGTTCAAGAAAGGGAGGGGTTAA
- a CDS encoding transcription initiation factor IIB, protein MEKRRICPVCGSTEFIYDPEHGEIVCAKCGFVIEENIVDMGPEWRAFDASQREKRSRTGAPESILLHDKGLSTDIGSDRNITGLMREKMYRLRKWQSRLRVSDAAERNLAFALSELDRIASQLKLPKHVEEEAARLYREAVRRGLIRGRSIESVIAACVYAACRLLKVPRTLDEIADIARVDKKEIGRSFRFIARNLNLTPKKLFVKPTDYVNKFADELGLSEKVRRRAIELLEEAYNRGLTSGKSPAGLVAAALYIASLLEGEKRTQREVAEVARVTEVTVRNRYKELVEKLGLKITI, encoded by the coding sequence GTGGAAAAGCGTAGGATATGCCCAGTTTGTGGTTCAACTGAATTTATTTATGATCCTGAGCATGGAGAAATCGTCTGTGCAAAGTGTGGATTCGTCATAGAAGAAAATATAGTGGATATGGGACCAGAATGGAGAGCGTTTGACGCTTCACAGAGGGAGAAGCGTTCTAGAACTGGTGCACCTGAGAGCATCCTTCTTCATGATAAGGGTCTTTCAACTGATATTGGAAGTGATAGAAATATCACCGGATTAATGAGAGAGAAAATGTACCGTCTGAGGAAGTGGCAGAGCAGGTTGAGGGTTAGTGACGCAGCCGAGCGTAATTTAGCCTTTGCTTTAAGCGAGCTTGATAGGATTGCTTCACAACTCAAGCTTCCAAAACACGTTGAGGAAGAAGCCGCAAGATTGTATAGAGAAGCAGTGCGAAGAGGACTTATTAGAGGAAGATCAATCGAGAGCGTTATTGCTGCCTGCGTTTATGCTGCATGCAGATTGTTGAAAGTTCCAAGGACTTTAGATGAGATTGCTGATATTGCGAGGGTTGATAAAAAGGAAATTGGAAGAAGCTTCAGATTCATTGCCAGAAACCTCAACCTGACTCCAAAGAAGCTCTTTGTCAAGCCGACAGATTACGTGAATAAGTTTGCTGATGAACTCGGCTTGAGCGAAAAAGTCAGAAGGAGAGCCATAGAACTCTTGGAGGAGGCTTATAACAGGGGTCTGACGAGTGGTAAGAGCCCAGCGGGGCTTGTTGCAGCTGCATTGTATATTGCTTCACTGCTTGAAGGGGAGAAGAGAACTCAGAGAGAAGTTGCAGAGGTTGCAAGGGTTACTGAAGTAACCGTCAGAAACAGGTACAAAGAATTGGTAGAGAAGCTTGGGCTCAAAATAACAATCTAA
- a CDS encoding DUF4932 domain-containing protein: MVSVKKASLILCFLLLVSQTPLIKAEEQPQVVVEINPNLELFAVVYILAFNGSDDFIIAPKNYIKDVLTYFAPYKEHPAVYLMRETFPRDLPWHLRDTSIRRWSDQLFRMRYLGNESDELLSGLLKELVHFAKESDFIHFYKLHEGDYEQAINQSKKALKPEYILKLDSLFNKSYQEYKVELSYSLAIREHAAILDNTAYYIGHAVHISSTPQANFYYAWIGIHEFTHTFVDPIIYKHAQELLSVDYYLKAAKNEWAYATYDGHFYTNYGYIEENLVEAVANYIILSDYPAFSKWRILQDAAVGYPLVGDFLVDIEKMNKTLDIYISQLPERMRKLATPNNVTKYFWERTPITGFLALDRSYKMGEIIIVYGTQNPDRIGVEYDKQTAFQLKKMLENSVAWGKYSIKPIITVKSDKELTKDDLKQNLILIGGPVANEIAKRISPALPLNFAFNEKRWEIKKNLSNIQEFYAFQFFNGSIAQISANSIVPYAYPLQIFEVIRNPWNRNNFIMVLAGIDRYCTRRIAREMLVEKPISYLIESGDYVESGFYIQFYLEG, encoded by the coding sequence GTGGTAAGTGTGAAGAAAGCTTCATTAATTTTGTGCTTTCTCTTGCTTGTCTCTCAAACACCCCTCATCAAAGCTGAAGAGCAACCTCAAGTTGTGGTAGAAATCAACCCCAACCTTGAATTGTTTGCTGTGGTTTATATTTTAGCTTTTAATGGAAGTGATGATTTCATTATTGCGCCAAAAAATTACATCAAGGATGTGCTTACTTATTTTGCTCCCTATAAAGAGCATCCAGCGGTCTATCTCATGAGGGAAACTTTTCCTAGGGACTTACCTTGGCATCTTCGTGATACAAGCATACGGCGGTGGTCTGATCAGCTTTTTAGAATGAGATATCTGGGAAATGAAAGCGATGAGTTATTGAGCGGACTTTTGAAGGAACTTGTTCACTTTGCAAAGGAATCAGATTTCATACACTTTTATAAGCTCCATGAAGGAGATTATGAACAAGCGATAAATCAAAGCAAAAAAGCATTAAAGCCAGAATACATCCTTAAGCTTGATTCCCTCTTTAACAAAAGCTACCAAGAGTATAAAGTTGAACTCTCATATAGTTTGGCTATTCGTGAACATGCGGCAATCCTAGACAATACAGCCTATTATATCGGACATGCAGTTCATATCAGCTCAACACCCCAAGCTAACTTTTACTATGCCTGGATTGGTATCCATGAATTCACCCACACTTTTGTCGATCCCATCATATACAAGCACGCTCAAGAGCTTCTGAGTGTTGACTACTACCTCAAAGCAGCCAAAAATGAATGGGCATACGCGACCTATGATGGACACTTCTACACTAACTATGGCTACATAGAGGAGAACTTAGTTGAGGCTGTGGCTAATTATATTATCCTTTCGGATTATCCAGCATTTTCAAAATGGCGTATCTTACAAGATGCCGCAGTTGGATACCCTCTTGTTGGGGATTTCCTTGTTGATATTGAAAAGATGAATAAAACTTTGGATATTTATATTTCTCAGTTGCCAGAGCGCATGAGGAAGTTGGCAACTCCAAATAATGTTACAAAATACTTCTGGGAGAGAACTCCAATAACTGGTTTTTTAGCTCTTGACAGGAGCTACAAAATGGGTGAGATAATAATTGTCTATGGAACTCAGAATCCAGATAGGATTGGGGTTGAATATGACAAACAAACTGCATTTCAGCTTAAGAAGATGCTGGAGAATTCAGTAGCTTGGGGGAAGTACTCTATCAAACCAATTATTACTGTTAAATCTGACAAAGAGCTAACGAAAGATGACTTGAAGCAAAATCTAATCCTAATTGGTGGGCCTGTTGCTAATGAGATAGCCAAGAGGATCTCTCCCGCGCTACCACTAAATTTTGCATTTAATGAAAAAAGATGGGAAATAAAGAAAAATCTAAGCAATATCCAAGAATTTTATGCATTCCAATTCTTCAATGGTTCCATTGCTCAAATTTCGGCGAATTCAATTGTTCCCTACGCCTATCCACTTCAAATTTTTGAAGTTATAAGGAATCCATGGAATCGAAACAATTTCATAATGGTTCTCGCTGGTATTGATAGATATTGCACGAGAAGGATTGCAAGGGAGATGCTTGTTGAGAAACCGATAAGCTATCTCATTGAGAGCGGAGATTATGTGGAAAGCGGTTTTTACATTCAATTTTATCTGGAGGGGTAG
- the rpl18a gene encoding 50S ribosomal protein L18Ae — protein sequence MEVKVYRVKGIFEREGKKQKFTKEYRAVKPEDVVELIYSEIGSKHRVKRTKILIESIEEINPEEAEDPVVRRLSLELA from the coding sequence ATGGAGGTTAAAGTTTATCGCGTTAAGGGAATTTTCGAAAGAGAAGGGAAAAAGCAAAAATTCACAAAGGAATACAGAGCTGTAAAGCCAGAGGACGTTGTTGAGCTCATCTATTCCGAAATTGGAAGCAAGCACAGGGTAAAGAGGACAAAGATATTGATTGAGAGCATTGAGGAAATTAACCCCGAGGAAGCTGAAGATCCCGTAGTTAGGAGACTTAGCCTAGAGCTTGCTTAA
- the fen gene encoding flap endonuclease-1 has protein sequence MGVQIGELIPRKEIEIENLNGRKIAIDALNAIYQFLSIIRQRDGTPLMDSKGRITSHLSGLFYRTINLMEVGIKPAYVFDGKPPEFKKKELEKRAEAREEAEEKWQEALARGDLEEAKKYAQRASRVNEQLIEDAKKLLDLMGIPWVQAPSEGEAQAAYMASKGKVWASASQDYDSLLFGAPRLVRNLTITGRRKLPGKDVYVEVKPELIVLEEVLKELKIDREKLIELAILVGTDYNPGGIKGVGPKKALEIVKYSKDPLKKYQKMSDVDLYAIKEFFLNPPVTDDYKLVWKMPDEEGILKFLCDEHDFSEERVKNGLERLKKAMKAGKQSTLESWFIKR, from the coding sequence ATGGGAGTTCAGATAGGCGAGCTCATTCCAAGGAAGGAAATTGAGATTGAAAACCTAAACGGAAGGAAAATAGCCATCGATGCCCTGAATGCAATTTATCAGTTCCTCTCTATCATCAGACAAAGAGATGGGACACCTCTCATGGACTCTAAAGGAAGAATAACTTCACACCTCTCTGGGCTGTTCTACAGGACGATAAATCTCATGGAAGTGGGAATAAAACCAGCTTATGTATTTGATGGAAAGCCACCAGAATTCAAGAAGAAGGAGCTTGAAAAGAGAGCCGAAGCGAGGGAAGAAGCTGAGGAAAAGTGGCAGGAGGCGTTAGCAAGAGGAGACTTGGAGGAAGCAAAGAAATACGCCCAGAGAGCTTCACGGGTGAATGAGCAGCTGATAGAGGATGCTAAAAAGTTGTTAGACCTTATGGGCATTCCATGGGTGCAAGCTCCAAGTGAAGGTGAGGCTCAAGCGGCCTACATGGCATCAAAAGGTAAAGTCTGGGCTTCAGCTTCTCAGGATTATGACTCACTTTTGTTTGGAGCACCAAGGCTTGTTAGGAATTTGACAATAACAGGCAGAAGAAAGCTTCCTGGAAAAGATGTTTATGTTGAAGTGAAGCCAGAGCTAATTGTTTTGGAGGAAGTTTTAAAAGAACTGAAGATTGACAGGGAGAAGCTCATAGAACTCGCTATTCTGGTTGGAACTGATTATAATCCAGGAGGAATCAAGGGGGTTGGTCCAAAGAAAGCTCTGGAAATAGTCAAGTATTCAAAAGATCCCCTAAAGAAGTATCAAAAGATGAGCGACGTTGATTTATATGCAATTAAGGAGTTCTTCCTAAATCCACCTGTCACGGATGATTACAAGCTTGTCTGGAAGATGCCAGATGAGGAGGGCATTTTAAAGTTCCTCTGTGATGAGCATGACTTCAGTGAGGAAAGGGTAAAGAATGGCCTAGAAAGGCTGAAGAAAGCAATGAAGGCTGGAAAGCAGTCAACTTTGGAGAGCTGGTTTATAAAAAGGTGA
- a CDS encoding phosphate-starvation-inducible PsiE family protein: MAKMEEEKVAQYTQVHKAFRKTLEICFDMVVMVFLFFILYLTVYSIYLNFKLTYKVAEPKLLIANVLVTIILIETYRILIIYLRQHRVSLTHILEVGIVALIQKLVVASDFKELDALKLFAIAGLIFVLGYLYIRIGEE; the protein is encoded by the coding sequence ATGGCAAAGATGGAAGAAGAGAAAGTCGCCCAATATACGCAGGTTCATAAGGCCTTTAGAAAGACCCTTGAGATATGCTTTGATATGGTGGTTATGGTATTCTTGTTTTTCATACTCTACCTTACAGTGTATTCCATTTATTTGAACTTCAAGCTCACATACAAAGTTGCTGAGCCTAAGCTATTGATTGCAAATGTCCTCGTTACGATAATCCTCATAGAGACTTACAGAATCCTGATAATTTACTTAAGGCAGCACCGTGTTAGCCTAACCCACATATTGGAGGTTGGAATAGTTGCCCTTATTCAAAAGCTTGTCGTTGCTTCTGATTTCAAGGAATTGGATGCCCTAAAGCTTTTTGCAATCGCAGGACTTATATTTGTGTTAGGGTATCTATACATTAGGATAGGTGAGGAGTGA
- a CDS encoding SDR family oxidoreductase: MIKNKLIVVTGGAGFIGSHIAEELSKDNDVIVIDNLYSGKVENVPENVKFIQADIRDYESIAEIMSQADYVFHEAALVSVVESIERPILTEEINVLGTLNILKALSEGHGKLIFASSAAVYGDNQNLPLKEDDKPRPLSPYGVTKVSGEYYCRVFYELYGVPTVALRYFNVFGERQGYNQYAGVISIFINRALKNEPLIIFGDGKQTRDFIYVKDVVKANILVAEKERANGEVFNVARGERTTILELAMKIIDATNSLSSIIFDKPRPGDIKHSQADISKIKKLGFKPEYSLEEGLLRTIEWYRRQKA; encoded by the coding sequence ATGATAAAAAACAAGCTCATTGTGGTAACTGGTGGAGCCGGCTTCATAGGCTCACACATTGCCGAAGAGCTCAGCAAAGATAATGATGTTATTGTTATTGACAACCTTTATTCGGGAAAAGTTGAGAATGTGCCAGAAAACGTAAAATTCATCCAAGCCGATATCAGGGACTATGAGAGCATAGCTGAGATTATGAGTCAAGCTGATTATGTCTTTCATGAGGCAGCACTTGTGAGTGTTGTCGAAAGCATAGAAAGGCCAATTTTAACCGAAGAAATTAATGTTTTGGGAACGCTAAATATCCTGAAAGCTTTAAGCGAAGGGCATGGTAAGCTTATCTTTGCCTCATCTGCCGCTGTATACGGTGACAATCAAAATCTGCCTCTGAAAGAGGATGATAAGCCCAGACCTCTGTCGCCCTATGGGGTTACAAAAGTCTCTGGAGAATACTACTGCAGAGTTTTTTACGAACTTTATGGAGTCCCAACAGTAGCTTTGAGGTATTTCAACGTCTTTGGTGAAAGACAAGGATACAACCAGTATGCTGGAGTTATAAGCATCTTTATCAACCGTGCTTTGAAAAATGAGCCGCTGATAATTTTTGGAGATGGGAAACAGACGAGAGACTTCATTTATGTTAAAGATGTTGTTAAAGCAAACATCTTAGTTGCGGAGAAGGAGAGAGCAAACGGAGAAGTGTTCAATGTTGCTCGTGGTGAGAGAACGACAATCCTTGAGCTGGCTATGAAGATCATTGATGCAACAAATTCCTTAAGCTCAATAATCTTTGATAAACCAAGACCCGGCGATATAAAACACAGCCAAGCTGATATAAGTAAAATCAAGAAGCTTGGATTTAAACCAGAGTACTCTCTTGAGGAAGGACTTTTGAGAACGATTGAGTGGTACAGGAGGCAAAAAGCATGA
- a CDS encoding S-layer protein gives MHKTVLILVGLILLSQLTYGMQEKPEVIVEINPNLELFAVVYILAFNGSDYFIIAPQSYVKDVLTYFAPYREHEAVYLIREAFPRDLSLYVRDDSIMSWSNQLSSLPYLGNESEDDPLLSDMLRALVSFAKESNFMKFYNAHREEYEKAVSPLRELFGNEFPEKFREFFGYIYENYRIEFSYSLKIHPHSWRRYDTLYYIGTALQNLNNFSIQFQAITAFHEFSHQFINPVMQRNLKLFENVSYYLSEAKNEFPILTTYDMYHFSSEYAYFAETLTEAFAVYLAMNSNISPAVVKYRVLWYSSWNFPLLEDFVKEYENFEKIKKPNETFEDYLPTLAEHMHKWATPGNITDYFKQKVPVTSKWAVDRAYYMGKIIIVYGTQNPLREGNEYDKETAFELKDTLEKRFKGFYPQKPTILIKADTNLTDEDLKQNLLLIGGPAANKITEKLASKLPISFIFNETWRLRRAPVVVNKFEAFFVRDSIKELSLNEEIPEEYPLGVIEVIRNPWNGENFIILIAGIDRYSTRKMARKFYNVPSSYVIIGKTHHEIGFYMQR, from the coding sequence ATGCACAAGACAGTATTGATTCTTGTTGGTCTTATCCTGCTATCACAGTTGACATATGGCATGCAGGAAAAGCCAGAAGTGATTGTCGAGATAAATCCTAATCTTGAACTGTTCGCTGTGGTGTATATCTTGGCATTTAATGGAAGTGATTACTTTATAATCGCACCCCAAAGCTATGTTAAGGACGTACTAACATATTTCGCACCTTACAGAGAGCATGAGGCGGTTTATTTAATAAGGGAAGCATTTCCTAGAGATTTATCTTTGTATGTGAGAGATGACTCTATAATGAGCTGGAGCAACCAGCTAAGTTCGCTTCCGTATCTAGGAAATGAAAGTGAAGACGATCCATTGTTAAGTGATATGCTCAGAGCCTTGGTAAGCTTTGCTAAAGAGAGTAACTTTATGAAATTCTATAATGCCCACAGAGAAGAGTATGAAAAAGCTGTAAGTCCCTTAAGAGAGCTGTTTGGTAATGAATTCCCCGAAAAATTCAGAGAGTTCTTTGGTTATATATATGAAAACTACAGAATTGAGTTTTCTTACTCTCTGAAGATCCATCCTCATAGCTGGCGCAGATACGACACACTATACTATATTGGAACTGCTCTACAGAATTTAAACAATTTTTCAATCCAGTTTCAAGCTATTACGGCATTTCATGAGTTCTCTCATCAATTCATAAATCCAGTCATGCAGAGAAACCTGAAACTTTTTGAAAATGTGAGCTACTATCTATCGGAGGCTAAAAACGAGTTTCCAATTTTGACTACTTATGACATGTATCATTTCAGCTCAGAGTATGCCTATTTCGCTGAAACATTAACCGAGGCATTTGCTGTCTACTTGGCAATGAACTCAAACATAAGTCCAGCAGTTGTGAAATATAGAGTGCTGTGGTATTCGTCATGGAATTTTCCCCTCTTAGAAGATTTTGTTAAAGAATATGAAAACTTTGAGAAAATCAAGAAGCCAAATGAAACTTTTGAAGATTATTTGCCAACTCTGGCTGAACATATGCATAAGTGGGCAACTCCAGGGAATATAACTGATTATTTCAAGCAGAAAGTTCCAGTTACAAGCAAATGGGCTGTGGATAGAGCTTACTACATGGGGAAGATTATTATTGTCTACGGAACGCAGAATCCTCTTAGAGAAGGAAATGAATACGATAAAGAAACGGCATTTGAACTTAAAGACACGTTAGAAAAGCGGTTTAAGGGTTTTTACCCTCAAAAACCGACAATCCTCATTAAAGCGGACACCAATTTGACAGATGAAGATTTAAAGCAGAATCTACTCCTAATTGGAGGGCCTGCAGCAAATAAAATTACTGAGAAACTTGCCAGTAAATTGCCAATATCCTTCATTTTCAATGAAACGTGGAGGCTGAGGAGAGCACCAGTTGTCGTCAATAAGTTTGAAGCCTTTTTTGTGAGAGACTCAATAAAAGAGCTTTCGTTAAATGAAGAGATCCCGGAGGAGTATCCGTTGGGAGTCATTGAAGTAATAAGAAACCCTTGGAACGGTGAGAACTTCATAATATTGATTGCTGGAATTGACAGATACAGCACAAGAAAAATGGCCCGGAAGTTCTATAATGTCCCATCAAGCTATGTTATCATCGGAAAAACACACCATGAGATTGGATTCTACATGCAGCGGTGA